One window from the genome of Sardina pilchardus chromosome 12, fSarPil1.1, whole genome shotgun sequence encodes:
- the LOC134097280 gene encoding uncharacterized protein LOC134097280 — translation MENIDANIVNCGPITGNFGDSLIVPLKMQVETGQSPFSIHSGFMEISHYTPQTGSEVYLISPLMDKASRQSYGESGTNMAEFIQDQSRRDQFIQGTDVSPRHHPYGASKASAKTTRHTRRQRRMTRRNANSQGTISDLEAMIKQIRKETDQKRHRDVYTVVPRSTGFSAVIDVEQCMRLLGQIALDDRNECLLIKNVRDGWL, via the exons ATGGAGAACATTGACGCCAATATTGTCAACTGTGGACCAATCACTGGGAATTTTGG GGACTCACTTATTGTGCCTTTAAAGATGCAGGTTGAGACTGGTCAGTCTCCATTCTCCATTCACAGTGGTTTCATGGAAATCAGTCATTACACCCCTCAG ACTGGATCTGAGGTGTATTTGATTTCTCCACTTATGGACAAAGCCAGTCGTCAGTCCTATGGTGAATCAG GCACAAACATGGCAGAATTCATCCAGGATCAGTCCAGAAGGGATCAGTTCATCCAGGGAACTGACGTGTCGCCCAGGCATCATCCTTATGGAGCATCGAAAGCAAGCGCAAAAACAACTCGACACACTAGGCGACAGCGCAGAATGACCAGACGGAACGCCAATTCTCAAGGGACCATTTCTGATCTGGAGGCCATGATCAAGCAGATTAGAAAAGAAACAGACCAGAAACGGCATCGTGATGTGTACACTGTTGTCCCGCGATCCACTGGATTCAGTGCAGTTATAGATGTCGAACAATGTATGAGATTACTTGGCCAAATAGCTTTGGATGACAGAAATGAATGCTTGCTGATAAAGAATGTGAGAGATGGATGgctgtaa
- the tmem200a gene encoding transmembrane protein 200A, translated as MIATGGVITGLAALKRQDSARSQHHASSQTQPSDGERKKAKRKPRSDVVVVRGKLRLYSASGFFLALGVLVLMAGIAMAVLGYWPRKEPHRHPRPPGGRLPTTSDGIAGGGNVSRVRPEPGGLVARFFERHLHSERMKMLGPFTMGIGIFIFICANAILHENRDRETKIIHMRDMYSTVIDIHSLRVKEHKCMNGGGAVYAGPYGEHEASRTYHHQQHLHENQCASRLAANTLLSFSGVGNDVRLSRRASSAEEEEGLLGEAKGGLGHLGNYRERSGSIFGLQPEGGGRPWDERSKKCRTGSIVSSSISAFTLPVIKLNNCVIDEPDIDSITEDSEGQARARSRPPSTESLTVPMPDLAKAYKPPTVTLLRSNSATDSSLSSGFSLQASSLSPMSASSCFLSPGAAARKDFGSNSSMHMLSAHSKSLDLERGHALTLTVQTEQRKHPSWPRLDRSNSKGGYTKLENKEDPMDRLLVPPMAIKRDYTKKEKLLMISRSHNNLSFEHDEFMSSSLKRGTSETRF; from the coding sequence ATGATAGCGACCGGGGGCGTGATCACGGGCCTGGCGGCGCTGAAGCGGCAGGACTCGGCGCGCTCGCAGCACCACGCGTCCTCCCAGACGCAGCCGTCGGACGGCGAGAGGAAGAAGGCCAAGCGCAAGCCGCGCTCGGACGTGGTGGTGGTGCGCGGCAAGCTCCGCCTCTACTCGGCGTCGGGCTTCTTCCTGGCGCTCGGCGTGCTGGTGCTGATGGCCGGCATCGCCATGGCGGTGCTGGGCTACTGGCCGCGCAAGGAGCCTCACCGGCACCCGCGGCCGCCCGGCGGCAGGTTGCCCACCACCAGCGACGGCATCGCCGGCGGCGGCAACGTGTCGCGGGTGAGGCCCGAGCCGGGCGGCCTGGTGGCGCGGTTCTTCGAGCGGCACCTGCACTCGGAGAGGATGAAGATGCTGGGCCCGTTCACCATGGGCATCggcatcttcatcttcatctgcgCCAACGCCATCCTGCACGAGAACCGCGACCGCGAGACCAAGATCATCCACATGCGCGACATGTACTCCACCGTCATCGACATCCACAGCCTGCGCGTCAAGGAGCACAAGTGCATGAACGGTGGCGGCGCGGTGTACGCCGGACCTTACGGCGAGCACGAGGCGTCCAGGActtaccaccaccagcagcacctccaCGAGAACCAGTGTGCCTCGCGGCTAGCGGCCAACACGCTGCTGTCCTTCTCCGGCGTCGGGAACGACGTCCGGCTCTCGCGGCGCGCCAGCTCggccgaggaagaggagggtctGCTGGGCGAGGCCAAGGGCGGCCTGGGTCACCTCGGGAACTACCGGGAACGCTCCGGGTCCATCTTCGGCCTGCAGCCGGAGGGGGGCGGCCGGCCGTGGGACGAGCGCTCCAAGAAGTGCCGGACGGGCTCCATCGTCTCGTCGTCCATCAGCGCCTTCACCCTGCCGGTCATCAAGCTCAACAACTGCGTGATCGACGAGCCGGACATCGACAGCATCACCGAGGACTCGGAGGGCCAGGCGCGCGCCCGCTCCCGGCCGCCCTCCACGGAGTCCCTCACCGTGCCTATGCCAGACCTCGCCAAAGCCTACAAGCCTCCGACGGTGACCCTCCTCCGGAGCAACTCGGCCACcgactcctccctctcctccggcTTCTCCCTGCAGGCCTCCTCGCTCTCGCCCATGTCGGCCAGCAGCTGCTTCCTGTCGCCGGGCGCCGCCGCCCGCAAGGACTTTGGCTCCAACAGCTCCATGCACATGCTCTCGGCCCACTCCAAGTCGCTGGACCTGGAGCGCGGTCACGCCCTCACCCTCACCGTCCAGACCGAGCAGCGCAAGCACCCCAGCTGGCCCCGACTGGACCGTAGCAACAGCAAGGGCGGCTACACGAAGCTGGAGAACAAGGAGGACCCGATGGACCGGCTCCTGGTGCCGCCGATGGCCATCAAGCGGGACTACACCAAGAAGGAGAAGCTCCTGATGATCTCCAGGTCCCACAACAACCTCAGCTTCGAGCACGACGAGTTCATGAGCAGCTCGCTGAAGAGAGGGACCTCAGAGACCAGGTTTTAG